One genomic segment of Candidatus Cloacimonadota bacterium includes these proteins:
- a CDS encoding carboxypeptidase regulatory-like domain-containing protein, giving the protein MKKIFILAILITAVFLMSCDKTPFLAPYSYNAILKGIIQFEDGSPDTLTATVQAYKSGVSTLQGETTTDATGAFEIKNLSEGTYQLNVSAPDYDDFTVTDIQLSAYSTTTIDTVELDVIKRIEVKIITIDGIIDPTWEPVYENTHESGWAGNNFVHLYLARSDDSLYIAVDGTFSSADNTVNIYIDKDYGKGTGINDFSEITGGGYGDHLNKNVTAPDNFGADLAYSGWALVSDIAVVSLEYPSAVDQHILDANIAVNASVIEMAIPFTEIYSSGEVPIGTKMALVALIGGGGAPYVCDDTIPQQDDQFSFTTVFSRQY; this is encoded by the coding sequence ATGAAAAAAATATTTATTTTAGCAATTTTAATTACAGCAGTGTTTTTAATGAGTTGTGATAAAACTCCTTTCCTTGCACCATACAGCTACAATGCAATTCTTAAGGGAATCATACAGTTTGAAGATGGTTCACCAGATACGTTAACTGCAACTGTGCAGGCATACAAATCCGGTGTTTCCACACTGCAAGGTGAAACCACGACAGATGCAACAGGAGCTTTTGAGATCAAGAATCTCTCAGAAGGCACCTATCAACTCAATGTCTCTGCACCTGATTATGATGATTTTACCGTTACAGATATTCAACTTAGCGCATATTCAACAACTACGATTGATACAGTTGAATTAGATGTTATAAAAAGGATAGAAGTAAAAATCATTACGATTGACGGAATAATAGATCCTACTTGGGAACCTGTGTATGAAAATACACATGAATCAGGTTGGGCAGGTAATAATTTTGTACATCTCTATCTGGCACGAAGTGATGATAGTCTGTATATTGCAGTTGATGGAACATTTTCTAGTGCCGATAATACCGTGAACATTTACATTGATAAGGATTATGGGAAAGGAACCGGTATTAATGACTTTTCGGAAATTACCGGGGGCGGATATGGTGATCATTTAAATAAAAATGTAACTGCACCTGATAACTTTGGCGCTGACCTTGCATATTCAGGGTGGGCATTAGTAAGTGATATTGCTGTAGTAAGTTTGGAATATCCATCAGCAGTAGATCAACATATTCTAGATGCAAATATTGCAGTGAACGCTTCAGTTATAGAGATGGCTATTCCCTTTACTGAGATTTATAGCAGTGGTGAAGTGCCTATAGGTACTAAAATGGCTTTAGTTGCACTTATTGGTGGCGGTGGAGCGCCATACGTATGCGATGATACAATCCCTCAACAGGATGATCAATTCAGCTTTACAACCGTCTTCAGCAGACAATATTAA
- a CDS encoding glycogen-binding domain-containing protein, producing MKIIKLTMIVLMILVLITGCSLNFIKKRLPSPHKVPGGYIFQFDAPSARTVTLSGSFPDNMWSGTATASGSFNEQIDLMYDDGTHGDRIADDGIWTVIKKLAPGRYEYKFVIDRNTWVKDPNAFEVTDDGYGGYNSVLIVD from the coding sequence ATGAAGATAATAAAATTAACTATGATAGTTTTGATGATCCTCGTTCTCATCACTGGCTGCTCCTTAAATTTTATCAAAAAACGTCTCCCCTCACCTCATAAAGTGCCGGGCGGATATATCTTCCAGTTCGATGCTCCTTCTGCACGGACTGTAACATTATCTGGAAGTTTTCCGGATAATATGTGGAGCGGAACTGCCACAGCATCAGGAAGCTTCAACGAGCAGATCGACTTGATGTATGATGATGGAACGCACGGAGACAGAATTGCTGATGACGGCATCTGGACGGTCATCAAAAAGCTCGCTCCAGGAAGATATGAATATAAATTTGTTATCGACAGAAATACATGGGTGAAAGATCCCAATGCCTTTGAAGTCACGGATGATGGCTATGGCGGATATAATTCTGTCCTTATTGTCGACTAA
- a CDS encoding glycogen-binding domain-containing protein encodes MRKVILFVIILCITASAYAGVGITKKGVKFYYEAPNAGEVSVAGEFNDWNTGAHIMEMDEDGVWYIVIPLDSGAYMYKFVVDGNWYADPDNPKQQDDGYGGVNSLVEVSSSGGLVTEKVVEQKQTGVRTFLNPKVLFDGRVYSKNIFEKEEYNGKLMLDKPLYDMNLGMKIKFNSQVEGYTVMNINNIAEGVDMWKTHLNFKRSYLKLDAPYFFVRAFDKYGFLTFDDPLHIVGAIGYRNYDFGYEVMGVYAKSKVPTIILPLANIPFNFNFEAVFGDNVGDNDMDVKAGRASGDFHVIPETASIKIGYGEYHAQVPVTSTSSQEHVSSEVDLQLGYAFDQPGWTAPLNISLMGEYYQFKDTDNMNMDSVKTEFANGDRIYAGVKIDFPAALSAYASYQKNKVSLQKDITKNIFTVGTKFYTDDIFAHISLSTWKTVFPDSALSWRDYYVYMERTDANGRWFQTCSEVPYAQYTLVGYETALFWDIAAKYAFDFFGLDFAVGYDGKIAQQDFKYEPKLIENTIFWNWNISPKWSLYTDCRIPIYNDPFLGLKTDYSTWEDVFWANFTSLTYHLSTNVKLSLYWGVNPFALSDISDEFMPIGRFEYLNDIGNFETYLENSYTAMGERIRMAEKSLTQEQRIGLEAVITF; translated from the coding sequence GTGAGAAAAGTAATACTTTTCGTTATAATTCTTTGTATAACCGCTTCTGCGTATGCAGGAGTTGGAATAACAAAAAAGGGTGTTAAATTTTACTATGAAGCGCCCAATGCCGGAGAGGTCAGTGTGGCAGGTGAATTCAATGACTGGAACACCGGTGCACACATTATGGAAATGGATGAAGACGGCGTCTGGTATATTGTCATTCCGCTTGATAGCGGTGCATACATGTACAAATTCGTGGTTGATGGTAACTGGTATGCCGATCCCGATAATCCCAAACAACAGGATGACGGTTACGGTGGTGTGAATTCACTCGTCGAAGTAAGTTCATCTGGTGGTCTGGTGACCGAAAAAGTTGTCGAGCAAAAGCAAACCGGTGTCCGAACCTTTCTTAACCCCAAAGTTCTTTTCGATGGACGCGTGTACAGCAAAAATATCTTCGAAAAGGAAGAGTACAATGGCAAGCTGATGCTCGATAAACCGCTTTATGATATGAATCTTGGTATGAAGATCAAGTTCAATTCTCAGGTTGAGGGCTACACTGTCATGAACATTAACAACATCGCTGAAGGTGTTGATATGTGGAAGACGCATCTCAACTTCAAGCGTAGCTATCTCAAACTTGATGCACCTTATTTCTTTGTTCGGGCTTTTGATAAATATGGATTCCTCACTTTTGACGATCCCCTTCATATTGTTGGTGCTATTGGATACAGGAACTATGATTTCGGATATGAAGTCATGGGAGTGTATGCCAAATCAAAAGTGCCGACGATCATACTACCTCTTGCTAATATTCCATTCAATTTCAACTTCGAAGCAGTGTTTGGAGATAATGTCGGCGATAATGATATGGATGTGAAAGCAGGTAGAGCAAGCGGAGATTTTCATGTCATTCCGGAAACTGCATCTATAAAAATTGGATATGGTGAATATCATGCCCAGGTACCGGTAACATCGACATCCTCTCAGGAGCATGTGAGTTCGGAAGTCGATCTTCAACTTGGTTACGCATTCGATCAACCTGGTTGGACAGCACCGTTGAATATCTCACTTATGGGCGAGTACTATCAATTCAAAGATACAGATAACATGAATATGGATTCAGTAAAAACTGAATTCGCAAACGGTGATCGTATCTATGCAGGCGTAAAAATCGATTTCCCAGCTGCACTCAGTGCGTATGCCTCCTATCAGAAAAACAAGGTCTCTTTACAGAAGGACATCACAAAGAATATTTTTACCGTCGGCACGAAATTCTATACCGACGACATCTTCGCACACATTTCACTTAGCACATGGAAAACAGTATTTCCTGACAGCGCCCTAAGCTGGCGTGACTACTATGTGTATATGGAACGCACCGATGCAAATGGGCGCTGGTTCCAGACCTGCTCTGAGGTTCCTTATGCGCAATATACACTTGTCGGTTATGAAACTGCACTTTTCTGGGATATTGCCGCAAAGTATGCCTTCGATTTCTTCGGACTAGATTTTGCTGTTGGCTATGACGGAAAGATCGCGCAGCAGGATTTCAAGTATGAACCCAAACTCATAGAGAATACGATCTTCTGGAATTGGAACATCTCACCGAAATGGTCACTCTATACCGATTGCAGGATTCCCATTTATAATGATCCATTCCTTGGGCTTAAGACTGATTACAGTACATGGGAAGATGTGTTCTGGGCAAACTTTACCAGCTTAACCTATCATCTCAGCACAAATGTGAAGCTCTCACTCTATTGGGGTGTGAATCCCTTTGCGCTGAGCGATATCTCTGATGAATTCATGCCAATTGGTAGATTTGAATACCTTAATGATATTGGTAATTTCGAAACGTATCTTGAGAACAGCTATACTGCTATGGGTGAACGTATTCGCATGGCTGAGAAATCTCTCACTCAAGAGCAGCGAATCGGACTCGAAGCTGTGATAACATTTTAA